From a single Myxocyprinus asiaticus isolate MX2 ecotype Aquarium Trade chromosome 33, UBuf_Myxa_2, whole genome shotgun sequence genomic region:
- the LOC127423914 gene encoding uncharacterized protein LOC127423914 isoform X3, giving the protein MKRRLNCLASIPSIMSEGNQALLITCAIPSHVFQRQGLGDWSESALLPGVYISKYSDCLDLKRWYDGKTGYIVLLKLTKGRVKEVTDNYTQNFTLPSASFDCHVSEQIGAVSSTTSSFLAYERTQYYMYEFADGTSEMETRPRHTCPFAIVAFSYGKTSTTLELEEKSQQKTVFHYKPWTGQFKIESAVYDVGLESVNGAWFPAKLPKMVKIDCAIDVSELKKTLPQEIFETCIVGEVCIDGRCFNLYDVVSSEAKNDLAQITQELKEKDMAFVIPLDGSGFLILLHSSHLFSYEDARSGKAAALQGMFIFPDSRAVPRDTKCGLQKPKVSTDIMEVIPAINYAETEMKKYPPSQKGTPHTVLEKHLQNYATLIHPGLMDNPTREATMFPDQYDVPGGFTLIAPKWSQETGTQLKSYFDEPCGFTIPVGRALELLAAGRQHRGDDHDDDVYYCISSPEEMPQTPADAHLDMEVPEQTKAISGGHSASDVVVQKVENLKNEGKHLSTEQPQPDLTEELGTLGTAVVTADGVLENPIPTVSPKLGGAPTEHCVSNGTDVEKTTQQQVSTEQCSGVVEGLSSQETLIQTSSTLLTLSMEEGGTASSGGMENNKHPDKTKADSIKKVDGRSLPRRRGRKPKRHWKAMQVKKDIQKEPALPTSSLPLTLPVDFTEAIIVDPTNDQTDKHSRTETVPANNTNQRPQSSSRGRGRRQKCVTRNLSKATQEQSPFKTTAIPTSVSAETIHNQSMTNETPSPSKGDWRSLPRHKRLWNSDINLKRSLRSDAVKSDDNDPQLDATEGSLSSAPKRKMEGLSMRERYGLKTIITNCGRVFVPHGSDVACEDIETSNKVQNNSTIEKMFVETSIDTNAQIIYPVENKSTEIVESWGAFPLMAKDEYPSKDPVVCEGEDKPSKDKPCVQQVSPITTLGKQNKYSPSEIDKCQHLSSKQSESMTTTLNEALCLQDTIKDQSAAIQADEATRLLTVPDQSMHSDPNVSSPENIKKKAKHVYSAISISKLKTVLRRGKRTKSPSPSDNGISEPDNTEPESKKGKPGFIMDLMLDNNSNKELKDKGSQSINDEGQHTNGSHDPMRAFERTKQTVSWRGLIHKTSKENGSLNFDTSAPFEIVKQADQQLISSLIGEGVGRTRISSDGNGSTEKLTTGTALPLDALSLLADLALGASNNKMLTNLEAKPDQETAAGVKGTGSPESVLHALLRCPSTRFKLPPRSPFPEGLVVTGELILEISKEHSYSQPTSLISGLSGTCPQVSSPAGSVESPLSLKAGLHLNLPRDTAANFYQEEGDKAEWKHLISQNVPVPSTLKTKKRGSKIFRNRRIIEKEGSIQVMRIWRETYEFKYDSRFTNDNLDKTVSRALHGKWNFDIEDTFEEVHLIFHMWIGLFYSKSTSRLFLLDSSTALPKRKETANVQQDRNPIQTPSLLSVELSSKEDPAQALPLSSDILDLSVKNCEPVNLHPVSKQSKEDNIALHSGVISFHKHEIAPRHLSSGTKVTFSIPTLTALMNYRSVHIPVENSIPDKDDTDEENDVIADCSYSQHLETNSAYNQLCEQASNMSIGIQPHLQIAKLINVSKNLQPIRITPSKEIGVFHQVICPIKPSVFSKQHSSVLDRKRFDQSFKKKTGNGAPAVLQKEAVSENAESKVLLEADKTQDGCPVTVSDGNVDKTIAFQTEDAAPVLVQNENVSEMEDSKEVSGEDCQTSTLAIVEDENVEENITSKSSSRDQASFAEHHETPRAKGKLKHLVDVKDHTNAIEHHVEELREVSSHQIGIEEHIETVNAKEELKPLLDVTDHANVVDASSHVIEGNNTKDPSEERNESYIGEQEDQSKSKERIKLDDNDSESEISTTMVEHKVEFVLGLRYDTNNVDMEVCDDDSDDKAQIEAYENNSSSVKSFVAEPIICAFISEDHDVKMQKNETEPEAQVVFHEEVNPGDDAYEETVTVSSLGDMSSVTSQLMSVQEQHTSTPNNENADVIQNGSENITLKQSIVVQQEALDICQDESKPTNNTEPRKLDISHTEKDEKSDLDQQDLTETVSGDDDTLVNNNETQSQMSHSCEDKTQLISMHQKGVSPKVCASLHNSTNIYCNEMVALTMNKTSEVGVNSICSTPTQDEFLYDPEVNEGFRKVSNLKEDLNKDLFSDNTDHDVTMLSPKSLVSPHAHVCSKLPFSDFIENCEENEEPGWKNSKYCGTMNFKAKDNSTSLQKDEEYSSFTEGAPQNDSKLLYRDNDEDDLHGYYPECPSDRGLLWRDCKTDGPDSCQTYPYDKNSKGDTYPPICSLYSTSELREDSYRPKKLTEKVMGNVLGAKKNYKSDRTPEKRSRKSKFTGAFCRNAEWDEEDTSIVIPDYSIRKTCFETYRIRPTVTVTVNNLPHDRGSKERFDWCRYFRREAASRQVFDSSEGNKKFDIPPSSIVTILDKKGNRVTFDNSHTKQSGVSSMKPGLENSFNQWQDQQRKADVTQSAVDLEYLIFSEKLNRILKESKSSLSTTSHCRSNTDLTKFPMTVRFSNFDELESSTELSKPQPALTELKIKVEMPDRKGIREPARNSKPLNLRRLFYKKGNEVECSRISEITEQCGFSYKSMMNDVCSGKTLRHQTEAIKKKRDQESVNQQSGFCGRIKKDMFDNLHDNLNSIVRQACNIKYRFYILVTSKDPFFEETKNMLEINGHIPVEPDEFDLNGNCQSPLLIVLRNEDILEHVCEVPYLLELKKSSSVLFAAIDRPDDVVNLTHQELFAKGGFIVCDETALDTLCLGNMKKVVAILEELDKKGKWKWFLHYRDSRKLRESARSSPESRKKQQFIDCCQEAGIVEVLPYHDCDVISRDRPDYLFCVTRLQIQNATVRFPVFITDTPADSFGKNGILTMNVYTFSRILSNDTCSVS; this is encoded by the exons atgaaacgcagattgaactgtttggcctcaattccaagcatcatgtctgaaggaaaccaggcactgctcatcacctgtgcaataccatctcatgtttttcagcggcagggactgggggactggtcagaatcagctttattaccag GTGTCTATATCTCAAAATACTCAGACTGCCTTGACCTGAAGCGCTGGTATGATGGCAAGACTGGCTACATAGTCCTATTGAAGCTAACCAAG GGCAGAGTGAAAGAGGTTACCGACAACTACACCCAGAATTTCACCCTTCCCTCAGCTAGCTTTGATTGCCATGTCTCAGAGCAGATTGGTGCTGTATCTTCAACTACTAGTTCTTTCTTGGCCTATGAGCGCACACAG TACTACATGTATGAATTTGCTGATGGAACTAGTGAAATGGAAACACGTCCAAGACATACTTGTCCATTTGCCATCGTGGCATTCTCATATGGGAAGACTTCCACCACTTTAGAGTTGGAGGAAAAGAG CCAACAAAAAACAG TGTTTCATTACAAACCATGGACTGGCCAATTCAAGATTGAATCAGCTGTCTATGATGTTGGACTTGAGTCTGTGAACGGAGCCTGGTTCCCAGCAAAACT CCCAAAAATGGTTAAAATTGACTGTGCAATTGATGTGTCGGAACTGAAGAAGACCTTACCGCAGGAAATCTTTGAAACTTGCATTGTTGGTGAAG TTTGTATTGATGGCAGATGTTTCAACTTGTATGACGTTGTCTCATCTGAGGCAAAAAATGACCTTGCTCAAATAACCCAGGAGCTGAAAGAAAAAGACATG GCTTTTGTTATACCACTGGATGGTTCTGGattccttatactgttacactcTTCACACCTCTTCTCTTATGAAG ATGCAAGGTCCGGTAAGGCAGCAGCACTTCAAGGCATGTTTATTTTTCCAGACTCTAGAGCTGTACCAAGAG ATACCAAGTGTGGACTACAAAAGCCAAAGGTGTCGACAGATATAATGGAAGTGATCCCAGCAATTAACTATGCAGAAACAGAGATGAAAAAATATCCTCCAAGCCAGAAGGGGACCCCTCATACAGTTTTAGAGAAGCATCTGCAAAACTATGCCACTCTTATTCATCCAGGGCTAATGGACAATCCCACCAGGGAAGCCACAATGTTTCCAGACCAATACGACGTGCCTGGCGGTTTTACTCTAATAGCCCCTAAATGGTCACAAGAGACTGGAACTCAATTAAAATCCTATTTTGATGAGCCTTGTGGCTTTACAATTCCTGTAGGAAGGGCACTGGAGTTACTGGCTGCTGGTCGACAGCATCGGggtgatgatcatgatgatgaTGTATACTACTGTATATCATCACcagaggagatgcctcagactcCTGCTGATGCCCATCTGGACATGGAGGTGCCGGAGCAAACCAAGGCCATCAGTGGTGGTCATAGTGCCTCTGACGTGGTAGTTCAAAAAGTTGAGAATCTAAAAAATGAGGGGAAGCATTTGTCTACAGAGCAGCCTCAACCAGATTTGACAGAGGAGCTTGGAACCTTGGGAACAGCTGTAGTTACAGCTGACGGTGTGTTGGAGAACCCAATTCCTACAGTGTCGCCCAAGTTGGGTGGTGCGCCTACAGAACACTGTGTAAGTAATGGCACTGATGTAGAGAAAACAACTCAACAACAAGTCAGTACTGAACAATGTAGTGGAGTGGTTGAAGGTTTATCATCCCAGGAAACTCTCATCCAAACTAGCAGTACACTGTTAACTTTatcaatggaagaaggtggtACTGCCTCAAGTGGGGGAATGGAGAATAATAAACATCCTGATAAAACAAAGGCAGATTCTATTAAGAAAGTAGATGGGAGGTCTCTTCCTAGGCGTAGAGGTAGGAAGCCCAAAAGGCATTGGAAAGCCATGCAGGTTAAAAAAGACATTCAAAAAGAGCCTGCTTTACCAACTTCAAGTTTGCCTCTCACTTTACCAGTGGACTTCACTGAAGCCATTATTGTAGACCCTACAAATGACCAGACTGACAAACACTCTCGGACTGAGACTGTGCCTGCTAATAACACCAATCAGAGACCCCAGTCAAGTAGTAGGGGCAGGGGACGCAGGCAAAAGTGTGTGACTCGAAATCTGAGCAAAGCCACACAAGAGCAATCCCCTTTTAAAACAACAGCCATACCTACAAGTGTGTCAGCCGAAACTATTCATAACCAAAGTATGACAAATGAGACACCGAGTCCTTCAAAAGGAGACTGGCGGTCTCTTCCAAGGCATAAAAGATTGTGGAATAGTGATATCAATCTGAAGCGTTCCTTGAGATCAGATGCAGTAAAGAGTGATGATAATGACCCACAACTCGAtgccacagaagggagtttgtCTAGTGCGCCCAAGAGAAAGATGGAGGGATTAAGCATGAGGGAACGATATGGTCTTAAGACCATAATCACAAACTGTGGCAGGGTCTTTGTCCCTCACGGCTCAGATGTAGCTTGTGAGGACATAGAAACTTCAAACAAGGTGCAAAATAATAGCACAAttgagaaaatgtttgttgaGACAAGCATTGACACAAATGCACAAATTATTTATCCCGTGGAGAACAAATCCACAGAAATAGTGGAAAGTTGGGGAGCATTTCCCTTGATGGCAAAGGATGAATACCCCTCTAAAGATCCAGTGGTCTGTGAAGGTGAAGACAAGCCTTCAAAAGATAAGCCATGTGTTCAGCAAGTTTCACCAATAACAACATtgggcaaacaaaacaaatatagccCATCAGAAATTGACAAATGTCAGCATTTATCTTCAAAACAATCAGAGTCCATGACTACTACACTGAATGAGGCGTTATGCCTTCAAGACACTATCAAAGATCAATCCGCTGCTATTCAAGCAGATGAAGCTACCAGACTACTCACAGTTCCTGACCAGTCCATGCACTCTGACCCTAATGTATCCTCTCCTGAGAATAtcaaaaagaaagcaaaacatgTGTACAGTGCAATATCTATAAGTAAATTAAAGACGGTGCTCAGAAGGGGAAAGAGGACTAAATCACCTTCCCCCAGTGACAATGGGATATCTGAGCCAGACAACACAGAACCAGAGTCAAAAAAAGGAAAGCCTGGCTTCATCATGGATCTAATGCTGGATAATAACAGCAATAAAGAGTTGAAAGACAAAGGATCACAATCCATCAATGATGAGGGACAGCACACAAATGGAAGCCATGATCCAATGAGAGCCTTTGAGAGAACCAAACAGACTGTGTCTTGGAGAGGTCTTATTCACAAGACCTCAAAAGAAAAtg GGTCCCTCAATTTTGACACATCAGCACCTTTTGAAATAGTTAAACAAGCTGATCAGCAGCTTATATCATCACTTATTGGGGAAGGGGTGGGAAGGACAAGAATTAGCTCTGATGGCAATGGCAGTACAGAGAAACTGACCACGGGTACAGCGCTGCCCTTAGATGCTTTGAGTTTACTTGCTGACTTGGCCCTTGGTGCAAGTAACAATAAAATGTTAACAAACTTAGAAGCCAAGCCTGATcaggagaccgctgctggagtcaAGGGCACTGGCTCCCCAGAGTCAGTCCTTCATGCTCTTCTTCGGTGTCCATCCACCAGATTTAAATTACCCCCCAGGTCTCCTTTCCCAGAGGGTCTTGTTGTGACTGGGGAGTTGATTTTGGAAATATCAAAAGAGCATTCTTACTCACAGCCCACCTCTCTAATATCAGGTTTGTCAGGTACATGCCCTCAGGTTTCCTCTCCAGCTGGATCTGTAGAATCTCCACTGTCCTTGAAGGCTGGGCTGCATCTGAACCTGCCCAGAGACACTGCAGCCAATTTTTATCAAGAGGAAGGAGACAAAGCTGAGTGGAAGCATCTGATTTCTCAAAATGTGCCAGTCCCATCAACCCTCAAGACGAAAAAGCGGGGATCCAAAATATTCCGCAACAGACGCATAATCGAAAAGGAGGGATCCATTCAAGTGATGAGGATTTGGAGAGAAACATATGAGTTTAAATATGACAGCAGGTTCACCAATGACAATTTAGACAAAACTGTATCACGAGCACTTCATGG caAATGGAACTTTGACATTGAAGACACGTTTGAGGAGGTCCATCTCATTTTTCACATGTGGATTGGTCTTTTCTATAGTAAATCCACCTCCAGGTTATTTCTTCTTGACAGTAGTACTGCACTTCCAAAGAGGAAGGAGACTGCAAATGTTCAGCAGGATAGAAACCCCATTCAGACTCCATCATTGCTCAGTGTTGAGTTAAGCTCGAAAGAGGACCCAGCCCAGGCCTTGCCTCTTTCATCAGATATTTTGGATCTTTCTGTGAAAAACTGTGAGCCTGTGAATCTCCATCCAGTCTCAAAACAAAGCAAAGAAGATAACATTGCATTACATTCTGGTGTGATATCATTCCATAAGCATGAAATTGCACCAAGACATTTATCTTCTGGAACAAAAGTCACCTTCTCCATTCCAACACTTACAGCATTGATG AATTATAGATCTGTGCACATACCAGTGGAAAATTCAATTCCTGACAAAGATGACACTGATGAAGAAAATGATGTCATTGCTGATTGTTCATACTCTCAGCACTTGGAAACAAACAGTGCATACAATCAGTTGTGTGAGCAAGCATCAAATATGAGCATAGGTATTCAACCACATCTACAAATAGCAAAgttaataaatgtttcaaaaaatcTACAACCCATCAGAATTACCCCTTCAAAAGAAATTGGCGTGTTCCATCAAGTCATTTGTCCCATAAAACCCTCAGTattttcaaaacaacatagtTCGGTTTTGGATAGGAAACGTTTTGATCAGAGCTTTAAGAAGAAAACTGGAAATGGAGCACCTGCAGTACTGCAGAAGGAGGCTGTGTCTGAGAATGCAGAGAGTAAAGTGCTTTTGGAAGCAGATAAAACCCAGGATGGTTGCCCAGTGACTGTGAGTGATGGAAATGTTGACAAGACCATAGCATTTCAAACTGAAGATGCAGCACCTGTTTTGGTACAGAATGAAAATGTTTCTGAAATGGAAGACTCTAAAGAAGTTTCTGGTGAAGATTGTCAGACTTCCACCCTGGCTATTGTGGAAGATGAAAATGTTGAGGAAAACATAACTTCCAAAAGTTCTAGCAGAGATCAGGCTAGTTTTGCGGAGCATCATGAGACTCCTCGTGCAAAGGGGAAGCTTAAACATTTGGTAGATGTAAAAGATCACACAAATGCAATTGAACATCATGTTGAAGAGCTGAGAGAAGTTTCATCACATCAAATTGGAATTGAAGAGCATATTGAGACTGTTAATGCAAAGGAAGAACTTAAACCTTTGCTTGATGTAACAGATCACGCAAATGTGGTTGATGCATCATCCCATGTCATTGAAGGGAACAACACTAAAGATCCATCGGAAGAGAGAAATGAAAGTTATATAGGTGAGCAAGAAGATCAGAGTAAATCTAAGGAAAGGATTAAGCTGGATGACAATGATTCTGAATCTGAGATATCCACAACGATGGTGGAACATAAGGTTGAATTTGTTTTGGGTCTAAGGTATGATACAAATAATGTTGATATGGAAGTCTGTGATGATGATTCAGATGACAAGGCACAAATCGAAGCTTATGAAAACAACTCCTCCAGTGTCAAATCATTTGTGGCAGAGCCCATAATTTGTGCCTTCATCAGTGAAGACCATGATGTCAAGATGCAAAAGAATGAAACAGAACCTGAGGCCCAAGTGGTATTTCATGAGGAGGTAAACCCAGGAGATGATGCCTATGAAGAAACTGTCACTGTTTCAAGTTTAGGAGACATGAGCTCAGTGACCTCTCAGCTCATGTCAGTTCAAGAGCAACACACCTCAACTCCTAATAATGAAAATGCTGATGTAATTCAAAATGGGAGTGAAAACATAACCCTTAAGCAGAGCATAGTGGTACAACAAGAGGCTCTTGATATATGTCAAGATGAGTCAAAACCTacaaataacactgaacccagaAAATTAGATATTAGTCACACagaaaaagatgaaaaaagtGATTTAGACCAACAGGATTTGACTGAAACAGTCAGTGGTGATGACGATACACTTGTTAACAATAATGAGACACAAAGTCAAATGTCACACTCATGTGAAGACAAAACTCAATTGATCAGTATGCACCAAAAAGGTGTGTCTCCTAAAGTTTGTGCGTCACTCCACAATAGCACTAATATCTATTGTAATGAAATGGTTGCTTTGACAATGAACAAAACATCAGAAGTTGGGGTAAACAGCATCTGCTCTACTCCCACTCAGGATGAATTTCTATATGATCCAGAAGTAAATGAAGGTTTCAGAAAAGTCTCTAATTTGAAGGAGGATTTGAATAAAGATCTGTTTTCTGACAACACTGATCATGATGTCACCATGTTGTCACCAAAAAGTCTAGTGAGCCCTCATGCCCATGTCTGTTCCAAATTACCATTCTCTGACTTTATAGAAAATTGTGAAGAAAATGAAGAGCCAGGGTGGAAGAACAGCAAATACTGTGGCACAATGAATTTTAAAGCTAAAGATAACTCTACTTCCCTACAAAAAGATGAAGAGTACAGTAGCTTCACAGAGGGTGCTCCTCAAAATGACTCTAAACTTTTATACagagacaatgatgaagacgatttGCATGGATATTACCCTGAATGTCCATCTGATCGAGGTTTACTATGGCGTGATTGCAAAACTGATGGACCAGATAGCTGTCAAACTTATCCGTATGATAAGAATTCTAAAGGTGACACTTATCCCCCCATTTGTTCCTTGTACAGTACTTCTGAGCTCAGAGAGGATTCCTACAGACCAAAAAAGCTTACAGAGAAAGTGATGGGTAACGTTTTGGGGGCAAAAAAGAATTACAAGTCAGATCGAACTCCAGAAAAGCGGTCTAGAAAAAGCAAATTCACAGGTGCCTTTTGTCGAAATGCTGAGTGGGATGAAGAAGACACTTCCATTGTTATTCCAGACTACAGCATTAGAAAAACATGCTTTGAGACATACCGAATAAGGCCGACTGTTACAGTCACAGTTAATAACCTTCCACATGATAGGGGAAGCAAGGAGCGATTTGACTGGTGTAGGTATTTCAGAAGAGAAGCGGCTTCCAGGCAAGTATTTGATTCCAGTGAGGGGAATAAAAAATTCGACATTCCACCCTCATCCATTGTCACCATTCTTGACAAGAAAGGAAACCGAGTTACATTCGATAACTCTCACACCAAACAATCAGGTGTAAGTAGTATGAAACCAGGACTTGAAAACTCGTTTAATCAGTGGCAAGATCAGCAAAGAAAGGCTGACGTGACCCAGTCCGCAGTGGATCTCGAGTACCTTATCTTCTCTGAAAAACTTAATCGGATTCTCAAAGAAAGTAAGAGTTCTCTCAGTACCACATCACACTGTAGGTCAAATACTGATCTTACTAAATTTCCAATGACCGTTCGGTTTTCAAATTTCGATGAACTTGAGAGCTCCACTGAACTTAGTAAACCACAACCAGCACTTACTGAGTTGAAGATTAAAGTGGAAATGCCAGACAGAAAAGGGATAAGGGAGCCTGCGAGAAACAGCAAACCCTTGAATCTTCGAAGACTTTTCTACAAAAAAGGCAATGAGGTAGAGTGCTCCAGAATCTCAGAAATAACAGAGCAGTGTGGTTTTTCGTACAAGTCCATGATGAATGATGTCTGCTCTGGCAAGACCCTTCGGCACCAAACTGAAGCAATCAAAAAGAAGAGGGATCAAGAGAGTGTCAACCAACAGTCTGGATTCTGTGGACGTATCAAGAAAGACATGTTTGACAACCTTCACGACAATCTCAATTCTATTGTGAGGCAAGCATGCAACATTAAGTATAGGTTTTATATTCTTGTCACGTCCAAAGATCCCTTCTTTGAAGAAACCAAG AACATGTTAGAGATTAATGGCCACATACCTGTAGAGCCAGATGAGTTTGACCTCAATGGCAACTGTCAATCCCCCCTTCTAATTGTACTGAGGAATGAGGATATTCTGGAGCACGTATGTGAG GTGCCTTATTTGCTGGAATTGAAAAAGTCATCCAGCGTCCTGTTTGCTGCCATTGACCGACCTGATGACGTGGTGAACCTCACTCACCAAGAGCTTTTTGCTAAGGGAGGCTTCATAGTGTGTGATGAAACGGCTCTTGACACACTTTGTCTAG GCAACATGAAGAAAGTTGTGGCGATCCTGGAAGAATTAGACAAGAAAGGAAAATGGAAATGGTTTTTGCACTATAGGGACAGCCGTAAGCTTCGAGAAAGTGCAAG GTCCAGTCCTGAGTCGAGGAAGAAGCAGCAATTTATAGATTGCTGTCAGGAAGCTGGCATTGTCGAGGTATTGCCCTATCATGATTGTGATGTCATATCACGGGATCGACCAGACTACCTCTTCTGTGTAACTCGTCTCCAGATCCAAAATGCCACTGTTCGGTTTCCTGTGTTTATTACAG aCACACCAGCTGATTCTTTTGGAAAAAATGGCATTTTAACCATGAACGTTTACACATTCTCACGGATACTCTCAAATGACACTTGTTCTGTCTCATGA